In the genome of Diabrotica undecimpunctata isolate CICGRU chromosome 2, icDiaUnde3, whole genome shotgun sequence, the window atgttttatgtctctcctgaaaaatttgttcaaatggAGTTGACGGTTTGCGAATAAAGGTATCGTTTTGTTCTGTGTTTCTTGTACTGGAAAGAGTTGACTATTATCCATGGTTTTCTTGGCTTTGTAACCTAGGCTTTCGTGGTTTTTTTCTTACTTGGATTTGAAGATGATTACAATGGTCTGATTACAATAATCTACCTAAGGAAGAGAGCTTGCAAAAGCCTGCAGACAATCTGAAGTAGTATCGCCTGGAAAGCCAACCTATTGGCCAACGAATCAGAATAAAATCCCAGACCGGAATGACTTTTTCATAATTAAGAATATTGTCTTTAATTTCTTAAGCATTGTGGAGGCTTGGAATATGAAATCGGATAATTCTTCCATTTTCCTCACACTTAGTGTCTttgtaaaatcgaaggaaaaaggagtcctggtagacgacaaatatcctggctgaaaaacattcgcgactgaaccgggttaaacacacagacgctcctaagaaaagcagaagatagagacgaattttcaatgattatagccaaccttcattagtggagacggcactagaagaagacgAAGTGTCGAAATGATAAGGAAAGAGACTCCACTAGATTGGTAAATGAAAGAACAGTTTAGGGAAACTTTAGGAATGAACTAAAAGACTTAGTTAATATTTCAGCccctttgaaattaaaaaaacagaTGCAGAAGTTGAATTGTTTACCAAACTGATTCATCAAGTACCATGGAACAGTACTGCAATCGTCCCTATTAGACCAAAAGGAAAAAATTATCTGAAAGAAATCCGAACtctaatttctaaaaaaaaaattacaaagcaAATGGCAACAAACCAGATCTCAAAAAGACAAGACTAGTTTAAACAATGTATCACATCTCAAGCGAGAAATACAACGCATCAAGAATGAATCGATTGGGACATACCATAGCGGGTTAGCGGCTAAAAAAAGTAGTAAATATTCTCTCTGAGATTAATCCCACCACATCAGTTTGGCTTTAGAGAGTGAGATTCAGCGATAGATTAGGTACATAGAATCACCAACATCATTGAAAAGGTGCTAGAGGAAAAACAAATCTGTTCATCTATCTTCCTGGATGTGGATCAAACCTTCGATAAGGTATGGCATTAAGGCCTCATTCGTAAATTAAATAGAGCACTACTGAGGCAGTATTCGCACTTATTAGAGGCATACTTATTATTAGAGGCTACCTACAGAGAGTTAAAGAAAACCAAAGCGAGAGCGCCGCAAGGAAGTGTGTTCGGTCCAGCTCTCTATTTGTTATACACTAGCGATATCCCTGAAATTAAAACTCAAACAATCGCAACATTTGCGGATGACAAAGCTGTTCTGGGAGTGGGAAATAATAATGAAGAAGCTGCAAGAAATCTAAAATCTTCAGTGAACAAGATCGATAATTGGACCAAAAAATTGAGGGTAAAATTGAATGAGACCAAATTAGTGCATGTGAATTTTACTAATTAGAAAAAGCGATTTGTGCCAATTGAAATAAATGACACCCAGATTCCTGTTGCAGAGACTGCGAAGTACTTGGGTATGTACACTGcacaagaattattaattaatgattcgtgaaacatagttcaaactatcctggattGCTGGTGATGGGGGATCATCTGTTTTATTGTAATGAAACGgtcgttttggtggtaaaattaaattgattgtgagtaaggcttattttatttatttttacctaCTTTAACAATAAATTCACAATTAAGATTCCAGGTAAGGAAGACTGGAatgaaggtgtacccatacaagctgttgctacctggtacacggatggctcaaaaacatcggacggtgtgggagccggcatagtagggacaaatcaagggatacatttcccggtaagtctatctaagaaatgtgacagttttccaggagGAAATAACGGCAAGCCATTACTgggtggaagaaatagaaaggcaggaaagaacgttccgtgcagttgccatcttcacagctagtcaggcagcgcttaagacactcaattctgtagaggtcaattctaagctagtatgggattgtgtgtgtACCCTAAATGAACTAGGAAACCGTAGCAAGGTTGCGGTAGCCTGGATACCCGGGCACGAGgattaagggcaatgaaaaagcagatgaaatggccaaacaacgCTATCAATggcattcattggaccggaacctgcggcgttgcaaagacagtaacaagaacggctacaaggaagtgggtagctcacaaatctctgaaaTGGTGAAGGAATTCACCAGAACAAAGACAGGCCAAACAGTTAAttacagaacatttgccaaaatttacggcagacctaataagcaaagacaggacaacagtcaaagccatagtaggtctcctaacagggcactgtaagctgaataggcacttaaaGCTGATGGCATTATCAGAtaatgacctgtgcagattctatCACTCTGAAGAAAAAACAGCAGAGCATATTCTacgtcagtgtgacagtctggcaaatgtgtgGTTCTTTTCATTAGGAGAAGAagatccaccggcaaatagctacgtggaaggtacagtctcgaaacTATTAGAATTTTTAAAAAGGGAGAATGTTAGGCTGGAGAATGTCAGCTAGGACTAGAGGActacaatagatctgaaaaggttgCAGTGAAATAGGCCAATaggccacctctctaaatctatcCATATATCTATAAAGGGATATATGTTGGTTAATTCTTTAAACGAATTATATAGAATTAACAGGTGGCATTATACGACAATATTCAacctgtaaataaaaaaaaatgtttatgaaGATAGATTGGCATATTTAACCTTTATTTTAGAAAGTATTAGCCTATGTAAAAGGCTATAGCCGGTAGATGCAAGTAATTTTATTagcaagagtctctcaataaactaccaaagtacacagggtcgcacttcagaaagtttgttatttaatatatttcattggtagctgtgtaatacacgattataaaaattgattaaattatttcatatatgGTATTTTCAgcttgttcaagtgaatatacttgataattgaacaatttttaacatgaagaaagtagtttttttgttctacgtgaataattgtagtatatggatctaaattcagaaaggtactttccttcacactttttacaggctgaggactgtcagcaaaaaattggcgtgtttaaaagtttttgctcttcctaatcggatatcgttaaaaatgtatagtaataatagttctatttacagtatatacatacaaacgaatatataatgtacaaaaaatagatgagttgaaaaaaagatatagaaaaatatataaaagttaatacttacaaaaaaaaaatacccaaaataaccaaaatatatttatgaattcctaaatacctaattctgtttcgctgtcgctatcctcttcatgattaataacaattggtttaattatgtgattcaaagtaacatatgaattttctacgttcattacatggcgttaTATACATAGCCTTTAATCATTTGAATTTTTTGGCGTCTTTACTGTTTCAACTGTTTATTCAAACTTACTTTCAATATAACCTGCcaaccaaaacaaaaaatattatgttGTCTGACGACTACTaggaaacattttaaatattatttaattttaatatgtttGTGTTTGTATAATAGACTACTTTTTGCTTTAgatcaataaataatatttagaaCAGTATTAGcataatttttatataagttaTTGCGTCCTTATTGTCCGATTTGTCGCTAATTCtattttattaacagctgtttaaTAATTCTGACTCAAAATATTTCtacaaaaaaatcagaaaaacagtctttaatgtattttatatgtatattaaacTTCGTCAAGGATAATCTTGGTGGTATTAAATACCCTGCAACTATTATCTAAGCAGTGAATTTTGAATAGAGTTGTCTGCAAGTTGATTATAGTTttatgatatttaaaaaaatgaaatttatcCCTATATTGTTAAGTTTAGTGGTCTATGCAGGGTGTGACAGAAAGCTTCGTAAGTATTAGTTACATTTTGGATTTTTTAAActcttttgtatatataaatatcttgTGACACGTTGTTTGTCCAAGATTTTTTGATACTCAAAAACCACTCAACCGATTGCAATATAATTTTGTGAAattgtatttgtttatatatatatatatatatatatatatatatatatatatatatacatatatatatatatatatatatatatatatatatatatatatatatataaattaaggatcactcagaagagtggtgggttttttcggtcaaaaggtggagaaaaaaaagacaaagttgatggctacttcatctttttattgaagacctttcgctttcttaatcagaaagcatcatcagttcatcttaaaaagatatgtagcagtcagtgatattagttgtaaagacacttaagtaaatggacattatacgattacgatgtataaacaataaattgaactaaataagttaacaatttgttcaaactaagcacagcaataAGAACATGatgatgaactgatgatgctttctgattaagaaagcgaaacgtcttcaataaatagatgaagtagccatcaactttgccttttttctccaccttttgaccgaaaaaacccaccactcttttgagtgatccttaatttatattggattgacggtcgtactccttttctcgatatacatatatatatatatatatatatatatatatatatatatatatatatatatatatatacattaatttGTCTACTAATATTAATTTTGTTTGCAGCTTCTTTCGTAGAGCAGTGCTATAGGAATGATCCGAAGGTATCAAAATGTCTTATAAAGAATATCGAGAGCCTTCGTCCAAAGCTAGCGGAAGGCATTCCTGAACTCTTTGTACCAAGTTTATCTCCATTGAAAGTAGACAGAGCAGAATTACACCCCGACAAAAGTTTTAATAtagatttatataatattaagttGTATAACTTGGACAAATTTGACCTTAAAAACATTGACATAGACGTCAAAAATCTGAAGGCCGGCTTAGATATTTCTTGGGATTCTGTAGGGATTGATACCGATTATACAATGAAGGGAAAGTTATTAATCTTGGCCATAGATACAACTGGTCATGGTTTTGGAAATTTGAGTAAGTTTTTAAATGTATCTGTTAAATTTTTGGATATAATCGATAATATTTGCAACTTAATTTTGTACAATAATACACTGTACATTGTACAactattttcagtaatctgtatttagtgccgtttctcattatgtgttatgtgtccgagatattctaactttctccttttaatcgtatatatcacttctctttctttccccgttcttcgtagtacagtctcgttggttatcttgtccgtccataatatccttaggattcttctgtatagccacatctcgaaggcttcaagttttttctgcATCGCTTCGCAATGTCGAGAAGatccatgttgttgaatgcactcatagccttctctattctacatttgaCTTATTTATCTTGGTGGTGATAATGGTAGACTCGATTGCTGGTTGTTGTGTCAGTGTgcattttgtgtgtgtgtgtgacagtgtatatattttctatttactATTGTTACTACAGCCGTTTATATGTTTTAGATAAACTTAGTTTTGACGTGTGTTCTTCCTGCAAGCGATAAAAAAGATTTATTAAAGCTTTATTTCTCACCATAATGTAAAGTTGCCTTTAGATCAGCTTCCCTACTGAAAATTCAGTATATTCATCTCATAACAAAGCCCCCGGTTCGGACAATCTTCCTGTCGAACTCTTTAAAAATGGTGGTGACACCCTTTTTGGTGGTgaacacatgcataaattagtaaccgaAATCTGGCAACGAAAGGAAACGGCCGTGGATTAAAAATTAGatgtaatgcaccctcttcacaaaaagggagatatgatggtgtgtgataattataaaggcagcaccctacttaacgtggcatattaagtattgtccaacgtattgtacagaagattgatcacCTATGCTGAACAAttagttgggaactaccagtgcgatttctgacccaataaatcaacaacgtatcaaatcttcacagtcaggcagattcttgagaaaacgcttgagttttgagtcgacacccaccacatattcgtggatttcaaagccgcacaCGACTCAGTAAACAGACAAAGACTTCTACAGGCTATAGTGGCATTTccaatgccgcttcatcttgttcaactaacggaacttacactcacaggcgtggagagtgtagtcagaatccaaaacgacttttcgagacccttccattgtaaaaatggactgagacaggaaGATGGACTGTCGGGTCttttatttaaccttgcactagaaaaagtaattcgagagtgccatattaatacgaatggcaccatctttaataaatctgtacaagcgGTCGAATAtacagatgacatagacattattgctaggtccacagaatctgtgatcgaagcatttcgatcactaagggcgtctgcactgagaatgggattaaaaataaacgcacagaaaaccaaatatatgtattgtactagatcaggcaaccagatacgtagactattaattgatgatctggaactggaaggtgtggacaccttcgtctacctgggcttgctgatgaccaaagacaacaatgtcagcgaagaaattaaaaaaagaatagtgcttgcgagtaagtgctattatggcttgaggaaacagatggccccaaaaaTTACCCAGAAAacttaaagttaccatatataaaacactaataaagccagtgttaacatacaggtcagaaacgtggtcacctACACAGAaggaccaagaattgcttaaacgttttgagagaaaaattctaaggaaaatatatggaggagtccaagaacaaggtttgtggcgtaggcgctacaactttgagttatacagaagttttggggaatatgacgttgtaaaatgtattaaattagcacgccttcgatggataggacgaTGGATAGCTCGTAATTAGTCGAGATGAAGATgtaacgatcagaaaaattttcgaccgaagaggaccagtgggaagacgagtcagaagaagaccaaaacttaggtatcaagataacatagaggatgatctaaaatccatcggagttaaagcatggagaagagttgccagagacaggggctaGTGGAAGATTGTTGTGAAGAAGGCTTTGGttataacgagctgtaatgccactgatgatgataagTATTGATTTATATGGGATTCATGCTTGTTCAAATATGACCTCTCCTAAAAATGTCTTATGGGCTTGTAGTATTTCTGTCTTATTGTGAGTATCAGTAATTGGTAGAACTTGGATGTTACGCTTATTTAGGATATGTTTGATTCGAGGTTTCTTTTTTGAGAGCCTCTAGGGTGAAATCCTAGAAATTAAGACCTTATTGTTTTGGTCAAACAGGACACGAAATGTACGGCCGAAAATTAAATCAATTACACTACTCGTGAGGGTTCTAATGAGGTCACATTTTGCAGAAAGGATGTTTCTAATATCCGTAGATAGGTCATAGGGTGGTGTGAATTTTTCCACAGATAATGGTTTGACCTCTATGCATTTAGTGTGTTTTATGTCTTTTCAAACAGCAGCATGAATATGCAAGGTACTCACCGCTACAATTAGGACATTTGGGGTTGCGTAGGTAGGATAAGCATTAAATTTGTAACTTTGTCAACAATTTGGGTAGATGTAGTTTCGATTTCTACATTTTAAGATAAAATTACTAGCATTTGCTATAATATTTTGGAGTACGCTGGGTGGGGTTGGGGTTGTGAAATAACTCTACGTGATGGATTAgtccaatattttttttataccttatatTTTTCTTGTAATATTGTCAAAATATTGTTATTTGATTTTCCAGAGTTTGGCGATTTTAcgattttacgattttttttagtTTGTCTTTGGCGTATTCCTGGTCTACATTCGTCATGCAGAAATGGTATACAGGGCTTTTACCAGTTAGGGTGCTACTAATGTTTGATTCATTTTGGTTAATGACTGTGATAGCCGTGTTGCCGATCGTTCTATGTAGAGAAGTTTAAATTTCCTCTGAATTTAAAGAGTGTAAGATTCTGAGCTGTGCAATGATGTTTGGTAGCACTTTCATTGAATGTATTTTATCGTTAAAGATTTCTCTTGCATTACATGTAAGCTCTTCCCGAATGACCAATAGATCTTTTATTTGGATCTGAAAAACACTTAGCAGCTAAAGATGAAAACCACAGTAAGCATCCAGTTCACTGTTTTAGGGAAAAAACGATTTTCTCCAAGAGAGAAATTAATCTAACTAAAATTTGTTACTTTGAGAGTTTAAATATATCTTTGGTTTGAcactttcttttttgttttcatGGCTCAAGAAAACATGTAAAAGTCCTTTAatttaaacattaaatattattcTTGGGTATAAATATTTATTAGGTGATAATATTTACTGCTACTAAtaataatttcttttcttttaagcTAAGATCAAGGCCGATGCTGGTTTAAGTTTAAAGAAGGGACTCAAAAAAGGAAAAGAATATTTAACGATCAATAAAATGGACATCGATTTGAAAATTGACAATTATAACATgtcatttaataaattttttggtgACAATCCAGAATTAAATGAAAAAGGAAATCAGTTGCTTAACGATAATTCCGAACTTTTCTTAGAAGAATTTATTCCTGTTATAAAAGTAGTTGTTAGAGATATTGTGTACAAACTTTTCGAGAATTTGTTTAGAAAATTCTCTTATGATACTTTGTTACCTGAAAAACCTGAATAATATgtataataaagtttttttatttcgttACAAAAATGTCtttaactttttaaattatttttaatttaaaaccttcttcttcaagtgtccTCCCTATCAGTAGAGATTCGTAACGGTTTCAGGACGTTCTTTAGCCAGGCATATTGTCAATGACCAgggggtcgtattttcgaataGATCACATGCATATAGGTGGCGCTGGCGTCAGGGTTTGGTATTACATCATAACCTTATTTTATTCATAACCTTCATAATAACCTATCCAATATTACCATTTAAACCACTTATAACAAaagagaaaacataaataaaatgtagatattatgtagatggagaaatgtCTATATTCACTGATAATATAGGGCATGAGATATATTCTCTTAGAAGAatagctggaacaaattggaaatatgttgctcaggatagagaccgatgaaaggagttgggagaggcctatgtccaaaaatggacgacagaaggctaagaagaagtagagatatattctcagactcacgacagtggcccaaaaattaacaaaacaaatgtaccGGCTGGTTATTCAGtagaataaaagccaaaaagaggaagaagaagaagaatattatttatttacattgtttGGTACTCGTTTCCTAGTTGTTTTGCAATTTTGTAagtgatttaaattttaataagttatttaGGACATTTTAATTGTTTGGACACTTTTACTAAAACTTTACAGTATGCCTTATATTTgttgaatcttcttcttcaagtgccatctccgcggcggaggtcggcaatcatcatagctattcggacttttgaggcggctgctctgaaaagttcatttgatgtacatccgtaccaatctctcaggttgcgcagccatgacattctacgcctccctatgcttctctttccttggatctttccctgcataatcagttggagcaaggtgtatttctctccacgtgtaatatgtccgagatattctaattttcttgtttttattgattttaaaatttccatttctttgttcatccttcccagaacctctttgtttttgacgtgttctgtccatgatattttcagaattcttctgtacatccacagctcaaatgattccagttttttcattgatgtcgcattcaaggtccaagattccattccataaaataaagtcgaaaaaacatagcacctcgcc includes:
- the LOC140435170 gene encoding protein takeout-like, which codes for MIFKKMKFIPILLSLVVYAGCDRKLPSFVEQCYRNDPKVSKCLIKNIESLRPKLAEGIPELFVPSLSPLKVDRAELHPDKSFNIDLYNIKLYNLDKFDLKNIDIDVKNLKAGLDISWDSVGIDTDYTMKGKLLILAIDTTGHGFGNLTKIKADAGLSLKKGLKKGKEYLTINKMDIDLKIDNYNMSFNKFFGDNPELNEKGNQLLNDNSELFLEEFIPVIKVVVRDIVYKLFENLFRKFSYDTLLPEKPE